A section of the bacterium genome encodes:
- a CDS encoding IS110 family transposase, with protein MKLNHVGIDVSAKTFTAIIDHGGTRTEAFELPNDSKGHKKLIRMATRKGFSARVVLEATGVYSLDLALALHRAERVEVMVANPRTIGQFAGAYLRRSKTDTIDAGIIVEFAIRMEFDPWVPPEPHAFDLRAISRRIEGLIKMATQEKNRLHAASSFDEMSDIVRNDIEVNIRHLERRVGQMREQARRLIAEHSDLECAFGHITSVKGIAEAAGIQILAELAVLPEGMDVRQWVAHAGLDPRVFQSGTSVNKPARISRQGNVHIRRALFLPAIVAAQHEPHVTAFYQKLLGRGKTKMQANVAVMRKLLHAIHGMIKHDKDFEGEKFYAIGA; from the coding sequence TTGAAGCTCAACCATGTCGGGATCGATGTCAGCGCCAAGACCTTTACCGCGATCATCGATCACGGGGGGACACGCACCGAGGCCTTCGAACTACCGAACGACTCCAAGGGTCACAAGAAACTGATCCGGATGGCCACGAGGAAGGGCTTCAGCGCCAGGGTGGTCCTGGAAGCCACCGGCGTTTACAGCCTCGACCTGGCGCTGGCTCTGCACAGGGCCGAGCGAGTCGAAGTCATGGTCGCCAACCCGCGAACGATCGGTCAGTTTGCAGGGGCGTACCTGCGCAGATCCAAGACCGACACCATCGACGCAGGGATCATCGTCGAGTTCGCCATCCGGATGGAGTTCGATCCCTGGGTCCCGCCAGAGCCCCATGCGTTTGACCTCAGAGCCATTTCACGCCGGATCGAGGGCCTCATCAAGATGGCTACTCAGGAGAAGAACCGCCTGCACGCAGCCTCCAGCTTCGACGAGATGAGCGACATCGTCCGCAACGACATCGAGGTAAACATCAGGCATCTAGAGCGGCGCGTGGGCCAGATGCGAGAGCAAGCGCGCAGACTCATCGCAGAGCATTCTGACCTCGAGTGCGCCTTCGGGCACATTACCTCAGTGAAGGGCATCGCAGAGGCAGCCGGGATCCAGATCCTGGCCGAGCTTGCCGTACTCCCTGAAGGCATGGACGTGCGTCAGTGGGTTGCACACGCAGGGCTGGATCCACGCGTGTTCCAATCTGGCACCTCGGTCAACAAGCCTGCACGAATCAGCCGGCAGGGCAACGTCCACATCCGCAGAGCGCTCTTCCTGCCAGCAATCGTTGCCGCACAGCACGAGCCGCACGTCACCGCCTTCTACCAGAAGCTCCTCGGCAGAGGCAAAACCAAGATGCAGGCGAATGTCGCAGTGATGCGAAAGCTGCTGCACGCCATCCACGGGATGATCAAGCACGACAAGGACTTCGAAGGAGAGAAATTCTATGCGATCGGGGCTTGA